In a genomic window of Gossypium arboreum isolate Shixiya-1 chromosome 7, ASM2569848v2, whole genome shotgun sequence:
- the LOC128295219 gene encoding transcription factor ILI4-like, translating to MSSNRSSGRSHENEDFSLKLQELLSTNMKKKTKLLDEICSHIQRLNGEVDDLSIRLSELMASLDNNGSINADILRQLLQQ from the exons ATGTCTAGCAATAGATCAAGTGGTAGAAGCCATGAGAATGAAGATTTTAGCCTTAAACTTCAAGAGCTATTATCAACTAACATGAAGAAGAAGACTAAG CTTTTGGATGAGATTTGCAGTCATATTCAGAGGCTTAATGGAGAGGTTGATGATTTAAGTATTCGACTATCAGAGTTAATGGCTTCTTTAGACAACAATGGTAGCATCAATGCAGACATCCTCAGACAACTTCTACAACAATAG
- the LOC108483829 gene encoding LOW QUALITY PROTEIN: protein NPGR2 (The sequence of the model RefSeq protein was modified relative to this genomic sequence to represent the inferred CDS: inserted 3 bases in 2 codons; deleted 1 base in 1 codon; substituted 4 bases at 4 genomic stop codons) — MKNKIRIEKPRRGGFRRGLGQIIKCLCTRNQLRKXDKMISESLVAENSEKKPDIRNIEEAELSLLESSSLNXEEAIALLGRIEYQKGNIEAALHVFGGIDIATIEXEQSKRRSHDDAPPQMSIHTVSLLVEAIFLKAKSLQHLQRFREAAQTCKVILDIVEFSIPQGLPENFTADCKVQETLNEAVKMLPELWKCSDSPHEAILSYQQALLHQWNLDAETIARIQNQFALFLLYYGGEALPPNPCSQMDGSFIPRNNIXEAILLLMILLKRVSSKRIEWDPSILDHLSFALSLSGDLRALANQIEELLPGFICRKERYXIALCYYGTGEDLVALNLLRKLLHSIEDPHCVPALLMASRICGEQPNLVEEGMNFAHRSLESLDNECSELEGIANLLLGVAHSTHSKSAVSNFETVARWSKALQTVEKAGNITSMKDPNILYHLSLENVKQRKLEGALYYAKSLLKLEGGFNIKGWLLLARVLSAXKRFVDSETILNATLDQTGKWDQRELLHTKAKIQLAQGQLKNAFDTYTQLLGILHVQNKSFGSRKKLHKDCRCYSRSFEQEIWHDLAYLYISLSRWQDAEICLSKSNAISSFSAVRNHATGVLYERKGLLKEALMAFQSALDIDLDHSPSLISAAGVLRQLKCQPDAVVKSLLMNTLRVDRMNPSAWYNLGLLLKAEGTPLSLEEAAECFQAAAILGELGTRLLIHSD; from the exons atgaagaataaaataaggattGAAAAGCCTAGAAGAGGTGGATTTAGGAGGGGT TTGGGACAGATAATCAAGTGTTTATGCACCAGAAATCAATTAAGAAAATAAGACAAAATGATATCAGAATCCCTTGTTGCCGAAAACAGTGAGAAAAAGCCAGATATTAGGAATATAGAAGAAGCTGAATTGTCTCTGCTTGAAAGCAGTTCACTGAATTAGGAG GAAGCAATAGCATTGCTGGGAAGAATTGAATATCAGAAAGGAAATATAGAAGCTGCACTGCATGTGTTTGGTGGAATAGATATCGCAACAATAG TAGAACAGAGTAAGAGACGATCACATGATGATGCTCCTCCACAAATGTCTATCCATACTGTTAGTCTGCTGGTAGAAGCAATATTTCTGAAAGCAAAATCATTGCAGCATCTGCAAAGGTTTAGAG AAGCTGCTCAAACCTGCAAAGTTATTCTGGAcatagttgaattttcaataccACAAGGCTTGCCTGAAAACTTTACTGCTGACTGTAAAGTGCAGGAGACTCTAAACGAGGCAGTCAAGATGCTTCCAGAATTATGGAAATGTAGTGATTCTCCACATGAAGCAATCTTGTCCTACCAGCAGGCTCTTCTCCATCAGTGGAATCTTGATGCTGAAACTATTGCAAGGATTCAAAACCAGTTTGCCTTATTTCTTTTGTATTATGGAGGTGAAGCACTGCCTCCAAATCCCTGCTCGCAAATGGACGGTTCCTTCATCCCTAGAAATAACATATAGGAAGCTATACTTTTGTTAATGATACTATTAAAAAGAGTTTCTTCGAAAAGAATTGAATGGGATCCATCAATATTGGATCATCTGTCATTTGCTCTCTCCTTGTCTGGGGATTTGAGGGCTTTGGCTAACCAAATAGAAGAACTACTTCCAGGGTTTATTTGTCGCAAAGAAAGATA CATAGCTTTATGTTATTATGGAACAGGCGAAGATTTGGTTGCTTTGAATCTATTGCGAAAATTGTTGCATAGTATAGAGGATCCACACTGTGTTCCAGCATTGTTAATGGCATCAAGAATTTGCGGGGAACAACCTAATCTTGTGGAAGAAGGAATGAATTTTGCTCATAGATCCCTTGAAAGCCTGGACAATGAATGCAGTGAGTTGGAAGGTATTGCTAACCTTTTATTAG GTGTGGCTCATTCGACACATTCAAAGTCAGCAGTATCCAATTTTGAGACAGTTGCCAGATGGTCTAAGGCACTTCAGACCGTGGAAAAGGCCGGGAATATTACAAGCATGAAAGACCCTAATATTCTTTATCATCTGAGCCTGGAAAATGTTAAGCAGAGAAAATTGGAAGGTGCACTTTATTATGCAAAGTCATTACTAAAACTAGAAGGCGGTTTTAACATTAAGGGGTGGTTGTTGTTGGCCCGCGTATTGTCAGCTTAAAAACGTTTTGTGGATAGTGAAACCATTCTCAATGCCACCTTGGATCAAACCGGAAAATGGGACCAAAGAGAATTGTTGCACACCAAAGCTAAGATTCAACTTGCACAGGGACAGCTCAAAAACGCTTTTGACACGTATACTCAACTTCTTGGCATTCTTCACGTACAGAATAAAAGCTTTGGTTCCAGGAAGAAACTTCATAAG GATTGCAGATGCTATTCTAGAAGTTTTGAACAGGAAATATGGCATGATCTAGCTTATCTCTACATAAGCTTGTCAAGATGGCAAGATGCTGAGATTTGTCTTTCAAAATCGAATGCCATTAGTTCTTTCTCTGCTGTTAGAAATCATGCCACCG GTGTACTTTATGAAAGAAAAGGACTGCTGAAAGAAGCTCTCATGGCTTTTCAGAGCGCTTTGGATATCGATCTCGATCATTCCCCAAGCTTGATATCAGCAGCTGGTGTGCTCAGACAACTCAAATGTCAACCCGATGCAGTTGTAAAAAGCTTGTTGATGAATACTCTCCGAGTTGATAGAATGAATCCATCAGCATGGTATAATCTCGGTCTGCTTCTCAAAGCTGAAGGCACCCCATTGTCGCTAGAAGAAGCTGCCGAATGTTTTCAGGCTGCTGCCATTCTTGGGGAACTCGGCACCCGCCTGTTGATCCATTCAGATTAA